One part of the Methanobacterium sp. genome encodes these proteins:
- a CDS encoding 6-carboxytetrahydropterin synthase, whose protein sequence is MKIVINGIHANLRFSSAHMIPLHESCGGIHGHSYIVDVQFEGERTGEFGFVVDFKKAKDIVRGICSRLDHRVLIPSHSKTIEFQKEDDKSIEFKIMQKEYRLPLEDCCLLPLETTSAEDLAEYFAEEISKHLKETENISSVQICVNEGVGQGAYFKKSL, encoded by the coding sequence ATGAAAATAGTAATTAATGGAATTCACGCTAATTTAAGGTTCTCATCAGCCCATATGATTCCTCTCCACGAATCCTGCGGAGGGATACATGGACATTCATATATTGTAGACGTTCAGTTTGAGGGGGAAAGAACAGGGGAATTTGGATTCGTCGTTGATTTTAAAAAAGCAAAGGATATTGTGCGTGGAATTTGTTCAAGACTTGATCACAGGGTTTTAATTCCGTCTCATAGCAAGACAATTGAATTTCAAAAAGAAGACGATAAATCCATAGAATTCAAAATCATGCAAAAAGAATACAGGCTCCCTCTTGAAGACTGCTGCCTCTTACCACTTGAGACAACATCTGCGGAGGATCTGGCAGAATATTTCGCCGAGGAAATATCTAAACATCTAAAAGAGACAGAAAACATATCAAGCGTCCAGATATGCGTCAATGAAGGTGTTGGACAGGGTGCTTATTTCAAGAAGTCTTTATAA
- a CDS encoding CBS domain-containing protein, which yields MNYVKDVMTPDPVTVSVDTYATKVRSILRDESFRCVPVVYGNHLEGMITRGNMIKISATKSNIEARGIMESPKVIARPDMEVAEISRKLLEADIVQAPVVRSEDSMDLVGIITVADILENVLERKLKPLKQNVGEITVRNVVTCNYDDPLSKVWEKMDDTGFSGLPVIKKNKIIGMITRKDIINSGHLKISKDGGNKKPPKVESIMKTPPIVITPDKGINEAAELMIKFNIGRLPVVDNPVYVKNEPHRVKEADLIGIVSREDILGSYIN from the coding sequence TTGAACTATGTTAAAGATGTTATGACACCAGATCCGGTTACAGTTTCTGTAGACACATATGCAACTAAAGTGAGATCTATTTTAAGGGATGAAAGTTTTAGATGCGTCCCTGTTGTATATGGAAACCATCTGGAAGGAATGATTACCCGTGGAAATATGATTAAGATATCTGCTACAAAGTCCAACATCGAAGCTCGTGGGATTATGGAAAGCCCAAAAGTTATTGCCAGACCAGATATGGAAGTTGCAGAAATTTCAAGGAAACTACTGGAAGCAGACATTGTTCAAGCACCTGTTGTTAGATCAGAAGATAGTATGGATCTTGTAGGCATAATAACTGTTGCTGATATCCTTGAAAATGTACTTGAAAGGAAATTAAAGCCCTTAAAACAGAATGTTGGTGAAATAACAGTTAGAAATGTTGTTACCTGTAACTATGATGATCCTCTATCAAAAGTGTGGGAAAAAATGGACGATACAGGTTTTTCTGGACTTCCTGTAATTAAAAAGAACAAGATCATAGGCATGATCACAAGGAAAGATATAATAAACTCAGGTCACCTGAAAATATCTAAAGATGGGGGAAATAAGAAACCTCCCAAGGTGGAAAGTATCATGAAGACTCCACCAATAGTTATTACTCCGGATAAGGGTATAAACGAAGCCGCTGAATTAATGATCAAATTTAATATTGGGAGACTACCAGTTGTAGATAATCCTGTATATGTAAAAAATGAACCCCATAGAGTAAAAGAAGCTGATCTTATAGGTATAGTTTCAAGAGAAGATATTTTAGGGTCGTACATAAATTGA
- a CDS encoding CBS domain-containing protein: MKVNDVMSSEVIVIGQNEHVSHARNLMLKHGLSRVVVVDKDENPVGIVTEKDLARKLRGSGPAWKRRPIDKISIRRIMSSSIHTIGADEDVKNAVEIMIRNKISSVPVVDSEGLAGIITKTDLMKFYISKYAGRWKIRELMTGDVVTVNQNHTLSHVIRLMDENKIYGLVVMFDSEIAGIITPADISFARIDDPETGVSMERIYFVRQLAEGGDKRKARDVSMLTAGDIMSEDFVQIGPDADALEAAKLMSSEGASHIPVVEGKDLVGIITRTDIIKGIQ; this comes from the coding sequence ATGAAAGTTAATGATGTAATGAGCAGCGAAGTAATTGTAATTGGCCAGAACGAACATGTAAGTCATGCCAGAAATCTAATGCTTAAACATGGACTAAGCAGAGTCGTAGTTGTAGACAAAGACGAAAATCCAGTTGGGATCGTTACAGAAAAAGACCTGGCACGTAAATTAAGGGGAAGCGGCCCTGCATGGAAGAGAAGGCCCATTGATAAAATCTCAATTAGAAGAATCATGAGCAGCAGCATTCATACAATAGGTGCAGATGAAGACGTTAAAAATGCAGTAGAGATCATGATAAGAAATAAAATAAGTTCTGTTCCTGTTGTGGACTCTGAAGGACTGGCAGGAATAATAACAAAGACCGACCTCATGAAATTTTACATTTCAAAATACGCAGGCAGATGGAAAATCAGAGAGCTCATGACCGGAGATGTGGTCACTGTAAACCAGAATCACACTCTAAGCCACGTTATACGCCTTATGGATGAAAATAAAATATACGGGCTTGTTGTAATGTTTGACAGCGAAATTGCAGGAATTATAACTCCTGCAGATATTTCCTTTGCCAGGATTGATGATCCTGAAACAGGAGTAAGTATGGAAAGGATTTACTTTGTAAGGCAGCTTGCAGAAGGTGGAGACAAAAGAAAAGCCAGAGACGTGTCCATGCTCACAGCCGGAGATATCATGAGTGAGGATTTTGTGCAGATAGGTCCAGATGCAGATGCACTGGAAGCTGCAAAGCTCATGTCCAGTGAAGGTGCCAGCCATATTCCTGTTGTGGAGGGCAAAGATCTGGTCGGTATAATAACAAGAACTGATATAATCAAAGGAATTCAGTAG
- a CDS encoding homoserine dehydrogenase has product MKDTYSIGLIGFGTIGAGVVETFNLNLDLMEQKVGAKIKLKKVVDLDIETDRGVKIDKNILSTDVNDILEDPEIDIVIELIGGYEPAKSFILKAVSNGKHVVTANKALLAKHWEEILQSANDNNVRICFEASVGGGIPLLHPLNESLGANHIQSIYGIINGTANYILTKMTDEDLGFEEVLKEAQEKGYAEQDPAFDIEGHDTAQKLIILTILGFGVYVKQDNFHVEGISRIKQEDIEFIKNEMGYSIKLLAISRINGGELEVRVHPTLIPQNHLLASVNGVFNGVYIVGDIVGPVMMYGQGAGMMPTASAVVGDCLNIMENMERQNIYGPADTEVKQIKNIEDIKSKYYLRLTAVDKPGVLHVISGILSKYDISIEAVNQKKKDEGQEVPIFMVMHEALEKNMQNAIKEINALHFVKNDTLFIRVLED; this is encoded by the coding sequence ATGAAAGATACTTACAGTATTGGGCTCATTGGGTTTGGAACAATTGGAGCAGGGGTTGTTGAAACATTTAATCTGAATTTAGACCTTATGGAACAGAAAGTTGGAGCAAAGATAAAGCTTAAAAAAGTTGTTGATCTGGATATAGAAACCGATAGAGGAGTTAAAATTGATAAAAACATTTTATCCACTGATGTTAATGATATTTTAGAAGATCCAGAAATTGACATAGTAATAGAGCTTATAGGCGGATATGAGCCAGCAAAGAGTTTTATTTTAAAGGCTGTGTCTAATGGAAAACATGTGGTAACTGCAAACAAAGCACTGCTTGCAAAGCACTGGGAGGAAATTCTACAATCTGCAAATGATAATAATGTCCGAATTTGCTTTGAAGCAAGTGTGGGTGGAGGTATCCCTTTACTGCATCCTTTAAATGAAAGTTTAGGTGCAAATCACATTCAATCAATCTATGGTATAATAAACGGTACTGCAAATTACATTTTAACAAAAATGACTGATGAAGACCTTGGTTTTGAAGAAGTATTAAAAGAGGCTCAGGAAAAGGGTTATGCTGAACAGGATCCAGCTTTTGATATTGAAGGTCATGATACTGCCCAGAAATTAATTATACTTACTATACTGGGCTTTGGAGTTTATGTTAAACAGGACAATTTCCATGTGGAAGGAATAAGCAGGATTAAGCAGGAAGATATTGAATTTATAAAAAATGAGATGGGTTATTCCATTAAATTACTGGCCATTTCAAGAATTAATGGCGGTGAACTTGAAGTAAGAGTTCATCCAACTTTAATACCTCAGAATCATCTTCTTGCATCTGTTAACGGTGTATTTAATGGTGTTTACATTGTTGGAGATATAGTTGGCCCTGTTATGATGTATGGGCAGGGGGCAGGGATGATGCCAACTGCAAGCGCGGTTGTGGGGGATTGTCTGAATATAATGGAAAATATGGAACGGCAAAACATTTACGGTCCAGCTGATACTGAGGTTAAACAGATAAAGAACATTGAGGATATAAAATCGAAATATTATCTGCGTCTTACCGCAGTTGATAAACCTGGAGTTTTACATGTTATTTCAGGTATTTTAAGTAAATATGATATTAGTATAGAAGCCGTGAATCAGAAAAAAAAGGATGAAGGTCAGGAAGTTCCTATTTTCATGGTGATGCATGAAGCACTTGAGAAAAACATGCAGAATGCGATTAAAGAGATTAATGCCCTCCACTTTGTAAAAAATGATACCCTATTTATTAGAGTTTTAGAGGACTGA
- a CDS encoding CBS domain-containing protein, which yields MEMETNVTVKDAMTSSVITIKPESSVADAAFLMTQNEVGCLIVKVNDEPEGIITESDIINKVVAQDIRASEITVKEVMTKNLIKIDPGRELNEAARFMSKMNIRRLAVVKDDLLTGILTANDIMTVSPELTEILVENARMENQMDFNREESPVPGVCETCGNFMDYLDEIDGKFVCEECKEDLEGDLI from the coding sequence ATGGAAATGGAAACAAATGTAACAGTAAAAGACGCTATGACATCCAGTGTGATTACAATAAAGCCTGAAAGCAGCGTAGCTGATGCTGCATTCTTAATGACCCAGAACGAAGTGGGTTGCCTAATAGTTAAGGTCAACGATGAGCCTGAAGGTATAATTACTGAAAGCGACATCATAAACAAAGTTGTTGCGCAAGATATCAGGGCCAGCGAAATTACTGTTAAGGAAGTAATGACCAAAAACCTCATAAAAATCGACCCTGGAAGAGAATTGAACGAAGCGGCACGTTTCATGTCAAAAATGAATATAAGAAGATTAGCTGTTGTTAAAGATGATTTACTTACCGGTATATTAACTGCAAATGACATAATGACGGTTTCTCCAGAACTTACTGAAATTCTGGTTGAAAATGCTAGAATGGAAAATCAGATGGATTTTAATCGTGAAGAAAGCCCAGTACCTGGAGTTTGTGAAACATGTGGGAATTTTATGGATTATTTAGATGAAATTGACGGTAAATTCGTCTGTGAAGAATGTAAAGAAGATTTAGAAGGTGATTTAATTTGA
- a CDS encoding CBS domain-containing protein, with translation MRRKELINVVKSRERAPLEFETHIAEHEGDVMSIAKKEVITVPQSATIKESAEIMVKNKFRRLPVTDPGTGKILGIVTSMDILNFLGGGDKYQILEKKHDGNFLSAINESVKEIMTRKVEFLNNKSSMGDALSKMLEKKVGALPVVDSNEKIVGIVSERDFAMLLSGVLTDEAVEDYMTSSVISTTPGTRIEGATKIMVRNRLRRIPVTGEERKTPHPENDKLVGIVTSTDVLEFLGKNTAFEKIITNNADEVLNTSISDIMEKNVITASIYTRLSDVAAIMKKEDIGGLPIVRDDELLGIITESDILRAISG, from the coding sequence ATGAGAAGAAAAGAACTAATTAATGTGGTGAAATCCAGAGAAAGAGCTCCCCTGGAGTTTGAAACACATATAGCAGAACATGAGGGCGATGTTATGAGTATCGCCAAAAAAGAAGTAATTACAGTGCCCCAAAGTGCAACAATAAAAGAATCTGCCGAAATAATGGTAAAGAACAAATTCAGAAGGCTACCTGTAACAGATCCTGGAACTGGAAAAATTCTGGGAATAGTAACATCGATGGACATATTGAATTTTTTAGGCGGTGGCGATAAATACCAGATTTTAGAGAAAAAACACGATGGTAACTTCTTATCTGCCATAAATGAATCTGTAAAAGAGATTATGACCAGAAAAGTGGAATTTTTGAATAATAAAAGTTCCATGGGAGATGCCCTATCTAAAATGCTTGAAAAAAAGGTCGGTGCACTTCCAGTAGTTGATTCAAATGAAAAAATAGTGGGAATTGTATCAGAAAGAGATTTTGCAATGCTTCTTTCAGGAGTATTAACTGATGAAGCTGTTGAAGATTATATGACCTCTTCTGTAATCAGCACAACACCGGGAACAAGAATTGAAGGCGCTACCAAAATAATGGTGAGAAATAGATTAAGAAGAATTCCTGTTACAGGAGAAGAAAGGAAAACACCCCATCCTGAGAATGATAAACTTGTGGGAATCGTTACATCAACTGATGTTCTTGAATTCCTCGGTAAAAACACAGCATTTGAAAAAATAATAACAAACAATGCTGATGAAGTTTTAAACACCAGCATATCTGATATAATGGAGAAAAATGTCATTACAGCCAGCATATATACACGATTAAGTGATGTAGCAGCTATAATGAAAAAAGAAGATATTGGAGGGCTACCAATAGTTAGAGATGATGAATTACTGGGAATAATTACAGAAAGTGACATTTTAAGGGCAATAAGTGGATAG
- the cas4 gene encoding CRISPR-associated protein Cas4 has product MLKVSEISEFIYCPAKLYLKHTMNLKVQNSEITTGKVIHEVRRGFEEILKHNIWNIKRDMEIAEIQKIILNGIPEFIDDLQLKYMNNSNQEDLNKFFNELKEDLIIEASLNVLKIKKLMETAKKQGMEISELLFPQSLLEFSLESEELNLKGKVDKIEIINGIYYPVEVKTGFPPPKGTWLSDSLQIAAYAALIDYELNKEVLVGFVYYTRIFERRPVVINSILHNKLFQVLDSINTMFEKEEIPEFKLNKKKCEKCEYMGICEYND; this is encoded by the coding sequence ATGTTAAAGGTCTCTGAAATATCAGAATTCATTTATTGCCCTGCAAAACTGTATTTAAAACATACTATGAACCTTAAAGTTCAAAACAGTGAAATTACAACTGGAAAAGTCATCCACGAAGTTAGAAGAGGTTTTGAAGAAATCCTCAAGCATAATATATGGAATATTAAAAGAGATATGGAAATTGCAGAAATTCAAAAAATTATATTAAATGGAATTCCCGAATTTATAGACGATCTGCAGCTTAAATACATGAATAATTCTAATCAGGAGGATTTAAATAAATTTTTCAATGAATTAAAAGAAGATCTGATAATAGAGGCAAGCTTAAATGTTTTGAAGATTAAAAAATTGATGGAAACAGCTAAAAAACAGGGAATGGAAATTTCTGAATTGCTGTTTCCTCAATCACTTCTGGAATTTTCCCTTGAAAGTGAAGAACTGAATTTGAAGGGCAAAGTAGATAAAATTGAGATAATTAATGGTATATATTATCCAGTTGAGGTTAAAACAGGTTTTCCTCCTCCAAAAGGTACATGGCTATCTGATTCGCTTCAAATTGCAGCATATGCTGCTTTAATAGATTATGAATTGAATAAAGAAGTTCTTGTTGGTTTTGTTTATTATACCAGAATATTTGAAAGAAGACCGGTTGTAATAAACTCGATTTTACATAATAAACTCTTCCAGGTACTTGATTCAATTAATACCATGTTTGAAAAGGAAGAGATACCTGAATTTAAGTTAAATAAAAAGAAATGTGAAAAATGTGAATATATGGGGATTTGTGAATATAATGATTAA
- a CDS encoding cupin domain-containing protein, with translation MSDMMGNVFKTEDLIEYQEGSVVSREIIRKDTGTVTIFAFDKGEGLSEHTAPFDALVQIIDGKAEITISGKKNILEKGEMIIMPADEPHALKALEKYKMILTMIRS, from the coding sequence ATGAGCGATATGATGGGAAATGTGTTTAAAACAGAAGATTTAATAGAGTACCAGGAAGGCTCTGTTGTAAGCAGGGAAATCATAAGAAAAGATACAGGCACTGTAACAATCTTTGCCTTTGACAAAGGAGAAGGCTTAAGCGAACACACAGCACCCTTTGATGCCCTGGTCCAGATAATAGATGGTAAAGCAGAGATAACAATTTCAGGTAAAAAAAACATACTTGAAAAGGGTGAAATGATCATAATGCCTGCAGATGAACCGCATGCACTTAAAGCACTTGAAAAATATAAGATGATTCTGACCATGATAAGGTCTTAA
- a CDS encoding DUF6448 family protein, which yields MAPHCDTMDGPVVNAAEMALEMEDINYILPFVPQTAEDELKEAFRKTLSVRELSEEAGELADHWFFETAVRLHRKGEEKPYEGLKPAELDWGPVISKAEKAIEDEDPGKVIDFLTGVLEDEIQKRFQRAISLKDHDINDISTAREYVNAMLGFVLYSHHLYKFIINSDHK from the coding sequence ATGGCGCCACATTGTGATACAATGGACGGACCTGTAGTTAATGCCGCAGAAATGGCTTTAGAAATGGAAGATATTAACTATATACTCCCCTTTGTGCCTCAAACTGCTGAAGACGAGCTTAAAGAGGCTTTCAGGAAAACTCTCTCTGTAAGGGAGCTAAGTGAAGAAGCAGGCGAACTTGCAGATCACTGGTTTTTTGAAACTGCAGTGCGTTTGCACAGAAAAGGAGAAGAAAAACCTTATGAAGGGCTTAAACCTGCAGAACTTGACTGGGGCCCAGTAATATCAAAGGCTGAAAAAGCTATTGAAGATGAAGATCCAGGGAAGGTTATTGACTTTTTGACTGGTGTTCTTGAGGATGAAATTCAAAAAAGATTTCAAAGAGCAATTTCACTAAAGGATCACGATATAAATGATATTAGCACTGCCAGAGAGTATGTAAATGCAATGCTTGGCTTTGTTCTATATTCTCATCATCTTTACAAATTTATAATAAATAGCGACCATAAATAG
- a CDS encoding nucleotidyltransferase domain-containing protein, with protein MRVRIRDFIYTIDDLYFATTAYIHPEDRILSFLRYVPDKNGERSKNGRKYTKVDSKQAYKFLSSKYPEYLYNCDITDIKMMGVPLNKVKEILRPEKRLKEIMNNSNNDDLLNKVVKLSDIFHEHAGIPYSKMGVSGSILTGLYDPSVSDIDFVIYGLRNHRKALETFGKIKDKTDLKSIDNEYWAQLYKKRIKDTSLSYEEFRWYEKRKNNRGVIDGTLFDILLTRDWNEIKGKYGEEKFESLGTAMVKCRVKDAMAAFDNPAVYKIEEVNILDGRDVDITEIASFTHTYSGQVKEGEKIIARGKLEKVTGPNSRYRIVVGTTRESIGEYIKLKELKILLDQKQSF; from the coding sequence ATGAGAGTCCGTATCAGAGATTTCATATACACCATTGATGATTTATACTTTGCCACAACAGCATACATTCATCCAGAAGATAGGATACTGTCCTTTTTAAGGTATGTCCCTGATAAAAATGGAGAAAGATCTAAAAATGGTAGAAAATATACAAAGGTAGATTCAAAACAGGCGTACAAGTTTTTAAGCAGTAAATATCCAGAATATCTGTATAATTGTGATATTACAGATATTAAGATGATGGGTGTACCTTTAAATAAAGTAAAAGAAATATTACGTCCAGAAAAACGACTTAAAGAGATAATGAATAATTCTAATAATGATGATTTGCTTAATAAGGTTGTAAAGCTGTCTGATATTTTTCATGAGCATGCGGGGATCCCTTATTCTAAAATGGGAGTTTCTGGATCAATATTAACTGGCTTATATGATCCTTCTGTTTCTGATATTGATTTTGTAATATATGGGCTTAGAAATCACAGAAAAGCCCTGGAAACATTTGGAAAGATTAAGGATAAAACTGATTTAAAAAGTATCGACAATGAATATTGGGCTCAATTGTATAAAAAAAGGATTAAGGATACCTCTTTAAGTTATGAAGAGTTCAGGTGGTATGAAAAGCGTAAAAATAACAGGGGAGTAATTGATGGGACCCTGTTTGATATTCTTCTAACTCGTGACTGGAATGAAATTAAAGGTAAATATGGGGAAGAAAAATTTGAATCTCTGGGCACTGCAATGGTTAAATGTAGGGTAAAAGATGCAATGGCAGCATTTGATAACCCTGCAGTTTATAAAATTGAGGAGGTAAATATTTTAGATGGTAGGGATGTTGATATAACTGAAATTGCTTCATTTACCCATACTTATTCAGGACAGGTAAAAGAAGGTGAGAAAATAATTGCAAGGGGTAAATTAGAAAAAGTTACAGGTCCAAATAGTAGATACAGGATCGTTGTTGGCACAACAAGGGAATCAATAGGTGAATACATTAAACTGAAAGAATTAAAAATTCTTTTAGATCAAAAACAGAGTTTTTGA
- a CDS encoding 7-carboxy-7-deazaguanine synthase QueE has translation MTARINEVFSSIQGEGKLIGRRQVFVRFSGCNLNCNYCDTPMSRDPEYGVLFSTRELFSSIDKLITPDFHSVSLTGGEPLLHADFIKEFLEEYDLDCLLETNGSLPDKIKKIVSLIKYASVDIKLPEHDSTPDYNKLFKNELKSLNLLIDGGVNTYCKVVILPSTKVNMISSIASKISDEISNTKKLSMVIQPAAPLKLWEGGKIFEISEKAGEYMDVLTIPQVHKILKIR, from the coding sequence TTGACTGCTCGTATAAATGAGGTTTTCTCAAGTATTCAAGGTGAAGGCAAACTAATTGGTAGAAGACAGGTTTTTGTAAGATTTTCTGGATGTAATCTTAACTGTAACTACTGTGATACTCCAATGAGCAGAGATCCAGAGTATGGGGTTCTTTTTTCAACTCGCGAACTTTTCAGTTCCATAGATAAATTGATAACTCCTGATTTTCATTCTGTTTCTCTTACAGGAGGGGAACCATTATTACATGCTGATTTTATAAAAGAATTTCTTGAAGAATATGATTTGGACTGTTTGCTTGAAACCAACGGTTCATTGCCTGATAAAATCAAGAAAATAGTTAGTTTAATTAAATATGCCTCAGTAGACATTAAGTTACCAGAACATGATTCAACTCCAGACTATAATAAGCTGTTTAAAAACGAATTAAAATCACTAAATCTATTAATAGATGGGGGAGTAAATACATACTGTAAGGTAGTTATACTTCCTTCCACAAAAGTTAACATGATAAGTTCAATAGCTTCGAAGATAAGTGATGAAATTTCAAATACCAAAAAACTGTCAATGGTAATACAGCCTGCAGCCCCACTGAAACTGTGGGAGGGAGGGAAGATCTTTGAAATTTCTGAAAAAGCAGGAGAATACATGGACGTATTAACAATACCTCAGGTTCATAAAATTCTCAAAATACGGTAG
- a CDS encoding ferredoxin — translation MAKIEIERPMCISCGNCIDLCPELFEFAEDGLSTLIDGERVGDNDEQEIENPGCAVDAEASCPVSIIHVYN, via the coding sequence ATGGCAAAAATAGAAATTGAAAGACCTATGTGTATATCCTGTGGAAACTGTATTGATTTATGTCCTGAATTATTTGAATTTGCTGAGGATGGACTTTCCACTCTTATAGATGGGGAAAGAGTTGGGGATAATGATGAACAGGAAATAGAAAACCCTGGATGCGCTGTAGATGCTGAAGCAAGTTGCCCGGTATCAATTATTCATGTTTATAATTAA
- a CDS encoding CBS domain-containing protein: protein MRVKDIMSSEVIGIDKDQNIHDALKLMKKHRISRLAVLNGHGRNNKELVGIITEKDIASRLGSSKYGNLPPSHFHVSTVMSTEVITVESKETIGNAAKLMVDNKIGGLPVVDDDDLVGIVTKTDFVKTCQGVPYTNTLIKERMETDLMTINSKDRLVHARRMIVDEDLGRLLVMDDGSIEGIITAKDIACSMISFRKVVPDKYQSSRIRNLLVEDIMTQNVHTILESATIADASTMMVNEECSGIPAVDDTGSVKGMITKTDIMKFIVDLEEVS from the coding sequence ATGCGTGTAAAAGATATAATGAGCAGCGAAGTAATTGGAATAGATAAAGACCAGAACATCCACGATGCATTAAAACTCATGAAAAAACACAGAATTTCAAGATTAGCAGTTTTAAATGGACACGGAAGGAATAATAAAGAATTAGTTGGAATTATAACAGAAAAAGATATTGCTTCAAGGCTTGGTTCATCAAAATACGGTAACCTCCCACCTTCCCATTTCCATGTATCAACGGTAATGAGTACAGAGGTCATAACCGTAGAAAGCAAAGAGACCATTGGGAATGCTGCAAAATTGATGGTTGATAACAAAATTGGAGGATTACCTGTTGTGGATGATGATGATTTAGTGGGAATTGTTACCAAGACAGATTTTGTCAAAACATGCCAGGGAGTGCCCTACACTAACACTCTTATAAAAGAAAGAATGGAAACAGATTTAATGACCATTAACTCTAAGGATAGACTTGTTCATGCAAGAAGAATGATTGTTGATGAAGATCTGGGAAGGCTTCTTGTAATGGACGACGGTAGTATTGAAGGGATAATAACCGCAAAGGACATAGCTTGCTCAATGATATCCTTTAGAAAAGTTGTTCCAGACAAATACCAGTCTTCAAGAATAAGAAATCTCCTTGTAGAAGATATTATGACTCAAAATGTGCACACAATTTTAGAAAGTGCTACAATAGCCGATGCTTCAACCATGATGGTGAATGAAGAGTGCAGCGGAATACCAGCTGTGGATGATACAGGTAGTGTTAAAGGAATGATCACTAAAACAGATATCATGAAATTCATTGTTGACCTGGAGGAGGTCAGCTGA
- a CDS encoding DNA-binding protein, whose product MIISRLNPDEDLKKGIIDIIKQNKIKSGIILCIIGSLNSATLRMANSKIKTFKGPFEIVSAEGTLTENGIHVHIAISDKEGRVIGGHLREGCIINTTAEICILRSDKSLKRIFDPKTGYKELVVENEI is encoded by the coding sequence ATGATAATATCCAGACTGAATCCTGATGAAGACCTTAAAAAGGGTATAATTGACATAATCAAACAAAATAAAATTAAGTCAGGTATAATTCTCTGTATTATCGGTAGTTTAAATTCTGCCACTTTAAGAATGGCAAACAGCAAAATCAAGACATTTAAAGGACCTTTTGAAATTGTTTCTGCAGAAGGTACTCTTACAGAAAATGGAATTCATGTCCATATTGCTATTTCTGATAAAGAAGGCCGTGTAATCGGCGGACATTTGCGCGAAGGCTGCATAATAAACACTACAGCAGAAATATGTATATTAAGATCAGATAAATCCCTGAAAAGAATTTTTGACCCCAAAACCGGGTATAAAGAACTTGTGGTTGAAAATGAAATATAA
- a CDS encoding DUF366 family protein, producing the protein MKYKKLKEYLLYDGSQIEPFWAFKYLKLKGPSIVSWIGPMEIKPAKIMDYEDVGLEIKSGEMVHFIIEHFDVQPADIKTCYHRQRIFVMIVKDVLNELGIKTRREGDDLYFNDKKLSVSIATCSNSSMKIHFGMNIKDKGTPDDVDTIGLLQCKNDLDNEKISALSSKICKTYINEIESIEEDITKTKVLG; encoded by the coding sequence ATGAAATATAAAAAACTGAAGGAATACCTGCTCTATGATGGAAGCCAGATTGAACCATTTTGGGCTTTTAAATACTTAAAATTAAAAGGTCCAAGTATAGTGTCATGGATAGGCCCCATGGAAATAAAACCAGCAAAGATCATGGATTATGAAGATGTGGGGCTTGAAATTAAGTCAGGTGAAATGGTTCATTTCATAATAGAACATTTTGATGTTCAACCTGCAGATATAAAAACCTGTTATCATAGACAGAGAATATTCGTAATGATAGTTAAGGATGTTTTAAATGAATTAGGAATAAAAACACGCCGTGAAGGTGATGATCTTTACTTTAATGATAAAAAACTCAGCGTTTCTATTGCTACATGCTCAAACAGCAGCATGAAAATACATTTCGGCATGAATATAAAAGATAAAGGCACTCCAGATGATGTGGATACAATAGGCCTCCTACAATGCAAAAATGATTTAGATAATGAGAAAATCAGTGCTTTAAGCTCTAAAATATGCAAAACTTATATTAATGAAATAGAATCAATTGAAGAAGATATAACAAAAACAAAGGTTTTAGGATGA